A window of the Lepus europaeus isolate LE1 chromosome 5, mLepTim1.pri, whole genome shotgun sequence genome harbors these coding sequences:
- the LOC133761070 gene encoding probable UDP-sugar transporter protein SLC35A4 translates to MSVEDGGMPRLGRPRQARWILMLLLSTAMYGAHAPLLALCHVDGRVPFRPSSAVLLTELTKLLLCAFALLVGWQTWPPGAPPWRQAAPFALSALLYGANNNLVIYLQRYMDPSTYQVLSNLKIGSTALFYCLCLRHRLSARQGLALLLLMAAGACCAAGGLQEPRNPLPETPRVAAASPVPLHITPLGLLLLVLYCLISGLSSVYTELLMKRQRLPLALQNLFLYTFGVLLNLGLHVGGGSGPGFLEGFSGWAVLVVLSQALSSLLMSAVMKHGSSITRLFVVSCSLVVNAVLSAALLQLQLTAAFFLATLLIGLAVHLYYGSR, encoded by the coding sequence ATGAGTGTAGAGGACGGGGGTATGCCACGCCTGGGCCGTCCACGGCAGGCCCGCTGGATCCTGATGCTACTCCTGTCCACTGCCATGTATGGTGCCCATGCCCCGTTGCTGGCGCTGTGTCACGTAGACGGCCGAGTGCCTTTCCGGCCCTCTTCAGCCGTGCTGCTGACGGAACTTACAAAGCTGCTGCTGTGCGCCTTCGCCCTCCTGGTGGGTTGGCAAACAtggcccccaggagccccacccTGGCGCCAGGCTGCTCCCTTCGCACTATCAGCCCTCCTGTATGGCGCTAACAACAACCTGGTGATCTATCTTCAGCGTTACATGGATCCCAGTACCTACCAGGTGCTGAGCAATCTCAAGATCGGAAGCACAGCCCTGTTctactgcctgtgcctccggcaCCGCCTCTCCGCACGCCAAGGGTTAGCACTGCTGCTGCTGATGGCAGCAGGGGCCTGCTGTGCAGCAGGTGGTCTTCAGGAGCCTAGGAACCCTCTTCCCGAGACCCCTCGAGTAGCTGCTGCCAGCCCCGTGCCCCTGCATATCACTCCACTCGGACTGCTGCTCCTCGTCCTGTACTGCCTCATCTCGGGCTTGTCATCTGTGTACACCGAGCTACTCATGAAGCGACAGCGGCTGCCCCTGGCACTTCAGAACCTCTTCCTCTACACTTTTGGTGTGCTCCTGAACCTAGGTCTGCATGTAGGCGGTGGCTCCGGCCCAGGATTCCTGGAAGGTTTCTCAGGATGGGCAGTGCTGGTGGTGCTGAGCCAGGCGCTCAGCAGCCTGCTCATGTCAGCTGTCATGAAGCACGGCAGCAGCATCACACGCCTCTTTGTTGTGTCCTGCTCGCTGGTGGTCAACGCTGTGCTCTCGGCGGCCCTCCTGCAGCTGCAGCTCACAGCCGCCTTCTTCCTGGCCACACTGCTCATCGGCCTGGCTGTGCACCTGTACTATGGCAGCCGCTAG